The following are encoded together in the Pygocentrus nattereri isolate fPygNat1 chromosome 3, fPygNat1.pri, whole genome shotgun sequence genome:
- the cdca3 gene encoding cell division cycle-associated protein 3 produces MGTSESKMAVVSTPKPGPGHAVQNRRLAQLTDPRSPSNGIDRTPIQVGGAASCVHEVQESVGPLCVDPRSPTPGVVRTPMKDSMKVTVSSLARKLSNFFLSDIAATDSSTSLPHVSFTKHPSLPSVEQQDELSSKEPLLPSNDPQAPPNGNKVAPSSPVACSPSVDYGSFSSSPFVLVGEVEVDADKEVTLEEAEEAMLLGESPLQRELSLSLLACRDGVYPPEFYTSAEERPSTVLPPSEDKQHRDHSYALALVSGEPVQPSSPALGAVVPTANVAQLPEQEEVREEAPAVPEQEPVQPEKPELATPEPVSTSSKPSLTLNAHSAVPPSGIMIPRFDTRSPSQAVFKPQWLGVGFGVTGVRARGVQGRGKGASSPLSSRKPAIDENENKVVLNKQKQRGKALIAEGRSPLQILKEANSPRGHTAQMKLKVSTPEKRFGQMDRRALVLSLNKENQ; encoded by the exons ATGGGCACCAGTGAGAGTAAGATGGCTGTGGTGTCCACACCAAAACCTGGACCAGGCCATGCAGTTCAGAACCGGCGCCTGGCACAGCTCACTGACCCACGGTCACCTTCTAATGGCATCGACCGCACTCCAATACAG GTGGGTGGAGCAGCCTCTTGTGTCCATGAGGTTCAGGAGTCAGTTGGACCTTTGTGTGTTGACCCACGATCCCCCACGCCTGGCGTCGTTCGCACCCCAATGAAGGACAGTATGAAAG TGACGGTCAGCTCACTGGCACGCAAGCTCAGCAACTTTTTCCTGAGTGACATTGCAGCAACAGACTCCTCCACATCCCTCCCTCACGTCTCCTTCACTAAACACCCCAGCCTGCCCAGTGTGGAGCAGCAGGATGAGCTGAGCTCCAAAGAACCCCTCCTCCCCTCCAATGACCCTCAGGCCCCGCCCAATGGGAACAAAGTTGCTCCATCCAGCCCAGTGGCCTGCAGCCCCTCAGTGGACTATGGCTCCTTCTCCAGCAGTCCGTTTGTGCTGGTGGGTGAGGTGGAGGTGGATGCGGATAAGGAGGTCACTCTGGAAGAGGCTGAGGAGGCTATGCTTCTGGGAGAATCTCCACTCCAGAGGGAGCTCAGCCTGAGCCTGCTGGCCTGCAGGGATGGCGTTTACCCCCCTGAATTCTACACCTCAGCTGAGGAACGTCCTTCCACTGTTCTTCCACCTTCAGAGGACAAGCAGCACAGGGATCATTCCTACGCTCTTGCTTTGGTGTCCGGTGAGCCCGTCCAGCCTTCTTCTCCTGCCCTGGGAGCCGTCGTGCCAACAGCCAATGTTGCTCAGCTTCCTGAGCAGGAG GAAGTGAGAGAAGAAGCTCCTGCAGTGCCTGAGCAAGAGCCAGTGCAGCCAGAGAAGCCTGAACTGGCCACTCCTGAGCCAGTCAGTACCTCCAGCAAGCCCAGCCTGACCCTGAATGCCCACAGTGCAGTCCCTCCATCTGGTATAATGATCCCCAGGTTTGACACCCGTAGCCCAAGCCAGGCAGTGTTCAAACCCCAGTGGCTGGGTGTAGGGTTTGGGGTGACGGGCGTCAGGGCCAGAGGGGTCCAGGGCCGTGGCAAAGGGGCCTCCTCCCCACTGTCCTCCCGCAAACCAGCCATCGACGAGAATGAGAACAAGGTTGTTCTCAACAAACAGAAGCAGAGAG GCAAGGCTCTCATTGCTGAAGGCAGGTCTCCTCTGCAGATTCTGAAGGAAGCCAATTCACCCAGAGGCCACACAGCACAG ATGAAGTTGAAGGTTTCAACTCCAGAGAAGAGGTTTGGCCAGATGGACAGAAGAGcacttgttctctctctcaacaaAGAGAACCAGTGA